In Primulina eburnea isolate SZY01 chromosome 3, ASM2296580v1, whole genome shotgun sequence, one DNA window encodes the following:
- the LOC140827603 gene encoding protein SABRE-like isoform X1, protein MGASPAKFLFGFLIVSILLWIIFMFASRLLAWVLSRVMGASVGFRVAGWKCLRDVVVKFNKGAIESISVGEIRLSLRQSLVKLGVGFISRDPKLQVLICDLEVVIRSSKKSTQKSRMKKPRTSGRGKWMVVANMARFLSISVTDLGLKTSKASLDVKELRVDISKDGGSEGGLFVKLHLVPINVHLSQSRVTSDQSVISDGSITTNQFVDNTYPPFSCEEFSLLCEFGHNREAGVVVKNLDTTCGEVRINLCEDLLFKEKDQPDTSPQPFPEVSPAKEESVHSKKPRGTNALSAVSKYNSIFPEKVGFTLPKLDVKFIHRGYGLVVENNIMGIQLKCITSKSVEEVGESVRLDVQLEFSEIYLLREVGISIVEVLKLDVVSSVYIPLQHNSPIRSEIDVKLGGTQCNLILNRLKLFMRVRPPRKPKMGLLEENSAKEKSQSPELKAVMWTCTVSAPEMTVVLYSLNGSPLYHGCSQSSHVFANNISNTGATLHMELGEINLHMSDEYQECLKESLFGVETNTGSLMHIAKVSLDWGKKDMDSLEDGLKCMMVLGADVTGMSVYLTFRRLESLILAALSFKALLKDLAASSKKPAQSKETRSSKPSRKGIQLLRLNLERCSVNICGDVGLEDAVIPDPKRVNYGSQGGKVLITNLVDGSLRTAHVMSTISYDCTRLKYSLSLDVYHLSFCMNKEKKSVQMELQRARSIYQEFPKDNNPGPKVVLLDMQNAKLVRRSGGLKDIVVCSLFSATDISIRWEPDVHIALVELGLHLKLMVHNYKLQEECNRETISVMNDNEPKKETISESSDKRLNKKESIFAVDVEMLSVSAEVGDGVEALLQVQSIFSENAKIGVLLEGLFLHLNEAKIFRTSRMQISRIPNASGRVPDAKSETVTIWDWVIQAIDVHVCMPFRLQLRAIDDSVEDMLRALKLVTSAKTKCMFPEKKEQSKHKKGGLSRTGCIKFSIRKLTAEIEEEPIQGWLDEHYQLLKNEARELAVRLNFLDERISRNGQCHDVVEKDNSSFEGKLHHNGEEIDLRDASAIQKLREELYRMSFRSYYQACQSLVQGQGSEACKHGFQSGFKPSTSRTSLFSVCATELDVSLTKIEGGDAGMIEVLQKLDPVCRAHNIPFSRLYGGNILLHAGSLVVQIRNYTCPLFAANSGRCEGRLLLAQQATCFQPQIHQNVFIGKWRKVDMLRSATGTTPPIKTYCDLPIHFQKGEISFGTGFEPSFADISYAFTVALRRANLSTRNPNPDVQPPKKEKSLPWWDEMRNYIHGHTALYFSETRWNILATTDPYENLDKLHIISGYMEIQQSDGRVYLSSNDFKILVSSLESLLKNSMSKHFVGFSGPFLQAPIFTVEVTMEWDCESGNPLNHYLFALPNEGKAREKVYDPFRSTSLSLKWNFSLRPPVPSGDRRSQSFSINDQVIQDGASVCPSQLENKSIDSPIMNLGHHDLAWLIKFWNLNYLPPHKLRTFSRWPRYGLPRIPRSGNLSLDKVMTEFMFRVDVTPTYVRHMPLHDDDPAKGLAFKMTKLKYELYYSRGKQKYTIECRRDPLDLVYQGLDLHIPKVFINKEDCPTVAKVIQMTRKQSLPASTGRVYGDKHSSSSNHTERHLDDGFLLSSDYFTIRRQAPKADPARLLAWQEAGRRNLEMTYVRSEFENGSESDEHTRSDPSDDDGYNIVIADNCRRIFVYGLKLLWTLENRDAVWSWVGGISKAFEPPKPSPSRQYAQRKLHEENKVLDRPETPKDDNQKSSSSYHGSGSSQYIETSKALPSPSESAAMENPSSSLNAKYSNLDDSEEEGTRHFMVNVIEPQFNLHSEESNGRFLLAAVSGRVLARSFHSILAVGYEMIEQALGGEKLHLPESQPEMTWNRMEFSVMLEHVQAHVAPTDVDPGAGLQWLPKIRRSSPKVKRTGALLERVFMPCDMYFRYTRHKGGTADLKVKPLKELSFNSHNITATMTSRQFQVMLDVLTNLLFARLPKPRKSNLSYPVDDDEDVEEEADEVVPDGVEEVELAKVNLEQKERIQKLIIDDMRKLSLRLDNSGDPYPEIEMDRCMITGGRSTLVQRLRKELLNAQKARKAASASLRIALQKAAQLRLMEKERNKSPSYAMRISLQINKVVWGMLVDGKSFAEAELNDMIYDFDRDYKDVGVAKFTTKYFVVRNCLPNAKSDMLLSAWNPPSEWGKQVMLRVDAKQGSSKDGNAPLELFQVDIYPLKIHLTETCYKLMWQYFFPEEEQDSQRRQEVWMVSTTAGARRIKKGSTVQEASSSSTHLTKDVDVTKSSTSTLSAVSLTIQSGIHDDALQVSKLQNLKANNVGDSTPELRRTSSFDKTWEENVAESVADELVLQLHTSTKSGPLAILDQHDEPIKNKLKEIKVVKPGRSSHEEKKVAKMQDEKRSRPRKLREFHNIKISQVELLVTYEGSRFAVSDLRLLMDTFHRVEFTGTWRRLFSRVKKHIIWGVLKSVTGMQGKKFKDKAQATGVTVTENDLNLSDSDGGLAEKSDKYPISWPKRTGDGAGDGFVTSVRGLFNSQRRKAKAFVLRTMRGEAESELHVDWSESDAEFSPFARQLTITKAKRLIRRHTKKFRSRGQKGLLLQSKESLSTSPKETTPYESDSSSGSSPYQDFHE, encoded by the exons ATGGGGGCTTCCCCGGCCAAGTTCTTGTTTGGATTCCTCATCGTTTCCATCTTACTATGGATTATATTCAT GTTTGCTTCCAGGTTGCTGGCATGGGTCCTCAGCCGAGTCATGGGAGCATCAGTTGGATTTCGTGTTGCTGGATGGAAATGTTTGAGAGATGTTGTCGTGAAATTCAACAAG GGTGCTATTGAATCCATATCTGTAGGCGAAATCAGGCTAAGTTTGCGGCAGTCTTTGGTTAAGCTAGGAGTTGGTTTTATTTCCAGGGATCCAAAATTGCAGGTGTTAATATGTGATTTAGAAGTTGTAATAAGGTCTTCAAAGAAAAGCACACAGAAATCTAGAATGAAAAAACCTAGAACCTCAGGCAGAGGAAAGTGGATGGTTGTGGCTAACATGGCAAGATTCTTGTCAATTTCAGTGACTGACTTGGGTCTAAAG ACATCTAAAGCTTCCTTGGATGTCAAAGAACTGAGAGTAGACATATCTAAAGATGGTGGATCAGAGGGAGGCTTGTTTGTAAAGCTGCATCTTGTTCCCATTAATGTTCACTTAAGTCAATCTCGAGTAACATCTGATCAATCAGTAATCTCCGACGGATCTATCACTACTAACCAGTTTGTTGACAACACCTATCCTCCTTTCAGTTGTGAAGAATTCTCTCTCTTGTGTGAGTTTGGCCATAATAG GGAAGCAGGTGTAGTTGTTAAGAATTTGGATACCACCTGTGGAGAAGTCCGCATAAATCTGTGTGAGGATCTGCTGTTTAAGGAGAAGGATCAGCCCGACACCTCTCCTCAGCCTTTTCCAGAAGTTTCCCCAGCAAAAGAAGAATCTGTGCATTCAAAAAAACCAAGGGGAACGAATGCATTATCTGCTGTATCCAAGTACAATTCTATATTTCCAGAGAAG GTCGGCTTTACCTTGCCAAAACTTGATGTAAAGTTTATTCATCGTGGTTATGGTTTGGTGGTTGAGAATAACATAATGGGAATCCAACTGAAATGCATAACATCTAAATCTGTTGAAGAAGTTGGGGAAAGTGTGAGGCTTGATGTTCAGTTGGAATTCAGTGAGATTTAT CTGCTCAGAGAAGTCGGCATCTCGATTGTGGAAGTGCTGAAACTTGATGTTGTTTCCTCAGTTTACATACCCCTTCAG CATAACTCTCCCATCAGATCTGAAATTGATGTCAAGCTTGGAGGCACCCAGTGCAACTTAATTTTGAACAGATTAAAGCTATTCATGCGTGTGCGTCCCCCACGAAAGCCTAAAATGGGACTTTTGGAAGAAAATTCTGCTAAAGAAAAATCACAGTCCCCTGAACTGAAAGCTGTCATGTGGACTTGCACTGTTTCAGCCCCAGAGATGACTGTTGTTCTTTACAGTTTGAATGGTTCTCCTCTGTACCAT GGTTGCTCGCAATCATCACACGTCTTTGCAAACAACATATCCAATACTGGTGCAACTCTACACATGGAACTTGGTGAAATAAATCTACACATGTCTGATGAATATCAAGAATGCTTGAAAGAGAGTTTGTTTGGCGTGGAAACAAACACGGGTTCATTAATGCACATTGCTAAGGTGAGCTTGGACTGGGGCAAGAAAGACATGGATTCCCTTGAAGATGGGTTGAAGTGTATGATGGTTCTTGGAGCCGATGTCACTGGCATGAGTGTCTACTTGACTTTCAGGCGTCTTGAATCACTTATATTAGCTGCTCTATCCTTCAAGGCCTTATTGAAGGATTTAGCTGCTTCGAGTAAGAAACCAGCACAAAGCAAAGAAACAAGGTCTTCCAAGCCATCAAGGAAAGGAATTCAACTGTTGAGACTCAACCTAGAAAGATGCTCTGTAAATATATGTGGAGATGTGGGGTTGGAGGATGCGGTTATTCCAGACCCCAAACGTGTTAATTATGGATCACAAGGTGGTAAGGTTTTAATTACTAACTTGGTAGATGGGTCTCTGCGAACTGCACATGTAATGTCGACTATATCATATGATTGTACAAGGTTGAAGTATTCGCTTTCACTCGATGTTTACCATCTCAGTTTTTGCATgaacaaagaaaaaaaatcagtaCAGATGGAGCTTCAAAGAGCCAGGTCTATCTATCAGGAATTTCCCAAAGACAACAATCCTGGACCAAAAGTTGTGTTACTTGACATGCAGAATGCGAAGCTTGTTAGGCGATCAGGAGGTCTGAAAGATATCGTTGTTTGCTCTCTCTTCAGTGCCACCGATATATCAATAAGGTGGGAACCTGATGTGCATATTGCATTAGTTGAACTAGGATTGCACTTGAAGTTAATGGTCCACAATTACAAGCTGCAAGAGGAGTGTAACAGGGAAACAATTTCTGTTATGAATGACAATGAACCAAAGAAAGAGACCATTTCGGAATCATCTGACAAACGACTGAACAAAAAAGAATCCATTTTTGCTGTTGATGTGGAGATGCTTAGTGTATCTGCTGAGGTTGGAGATGGGGTTGAAGCCTTGCTTCAGGTGCAGTCCATCTTCTCTGAGAATGCCAAAATAGGTGTGCTTCTTGAGGGACTCTTTCTCCACCTCAATGAAGCCAAAATTTTTAGAACCAGCAGAATGCAAATATCTCGAATCCCTAATGCTTCTGGCAGAGTTCCTGATGCGAAATCTGAAACAGTAACTATCTGGGACTGGGttattcaagccattgatgtcCATGTATGCATGCCATTTAGGTTGCAACTGCGAGCCATTGATGATTCTGTGGAGGATATGCTTCGAGCTTTGAAGCTTGTGACTTCTGCTAAAACTAAATGTATGTTTCCAGAGAAGAAAGAGCAGTCAAAACACAAAAAGGGTGGTTTGTCTAGAACCGGGTGCATAAAGTTCAGCATACGTAAATTAACAGCTGAGATTGAGGAGGAACCGATACAGGGTTGGCTTGACGAGCATTATCAACTCCTGAAGAATGAGGCTCGTGAATTAGCTGTTAGGTTAAATTTTCTTGATGAGCGTATTTCTCGGAATGGACAATGCCATGATGTTGTTGAAAAAGACAACTCTTCATTCGAAGGAAAGCTTCATCACAATGGGGAGGAGATAGATCTTCGAGATGCTTCAGCTATTCAGAAATTGCGTGAGGAACTATACAGGATGTCATTCCGGTCATATTACCAGGCATGCCAGAGTCTTGTACAGGGCCAGGGATCTGAGGCATGTAAACATGGCTTTCAATCTGGTTTCAAACCTAGCACTTCCAGAacttctcttttctctgtttgTGCTACAGAATTAGATGTAAGCTTGACAAAAATTGAAGGTGGTGATGCAGGGATGATTGAAGTTCTGCAGAAGCTTGACCCAGTATGTCGTGCCCATAACATTCCATTTTCAAGACTTTATGGAGGAAACATCCTTTTACATGCAGGCTCTCTTGTAGTTCAGATAAGAAACTACACATGTCCTCTATTTGCTGCAAATTCTGGTCGATGTGAAGGTCGTCTTCTGCTGGCCCAGCAG GCGACCTGTTTTCAGCCGCAGATTCACCAAAATGTCTTCATCGGAAAATGGAGGAAAGTGGATATGCTACGTTCAGCTACTGGCACAACTCCTCCAATCAAAACTTATTGTGATTTGCCTATTCATTTTCAGAAAGGAGAAATTTCGTTTGGCACTGGTTTCGAACCATCTTTCGCTGATATTAGCTACGCTTTTACTGTGGCTCTTCGTAGAGCCAATTTAAGCACAAGGAATCCAAATCCAGATGTTCAACCACCTAAGAAGGAAAAAAGTTTACCTTGGTGGGATGAAATGAGAAACTACATTCATGGACACACCGCCTTATATTTCTCTGAGACGAGATGGAACATTCTTGCAACCACTGATCCCTACGAAAACTTAGACAAACTTCATATCATATCAGGCTACATGGAAATTCAACAATCAGATGGTCGTGTTTACTTGTCCTCCAACGATTTCAAGATTTTAGTGAGCAGCTTAGAGAGCTTACTAAAGAATTCCATGTCGAAACATTTTGTTGGATTTTCTGGGCCTTTCCTCCAGGCCCCAATTTTCACAGTTGAAGTGACAATGGAATGGGATTGTGAGTCTGGAAATCCCCTAAATCATTATTTGTTTGCACTTCCTAATGAAGGTAAAGCTCGTGAAAAGGTTTACGATCCCTTCAGATCCACATCTCTTTCTCTCAAATGGAATTTCTCCCTTAGGCCACCTGTTCCTTCCGGTGATCGCCGATCACAATCCTTTTCCATCAATGATCAGGTCATTCAGGACGgagcttcagtttgtccatcacaATTAGAAAATAAATCAATTGATTCACCGATTATGAATCTTGGACATCATGATTTGGCATGGTTGATCAAATTTTGGAACCTAAACTACCTTCCTCCCCATAAGTTGCGAACCTTTTCTAGGTGGCCTCGTTATGGGCTCCCTAGGATTCCGAGATCAGGTAATCTGTCGTTGGACAAAGTAATGACAGAATTTATGTTCAGGGTTGATGTCACCCCCACATATGTTAGGCACATGCCGTTACACGACGATGACCCAGCAAAGGGACTAGCATTTAAGATGACAAAGTTGAAATATGAACTCTATTATAGTCGAGGTAAACAAAAATATACCATCGAATGCAGACGGGATCCTCTCGATCTTGTGTATCAGGGTCTTGACCTACACATACCCAAAGTATTTATAAATAAGGAAGATTGCCCAACTGTTGCAAAAGTAATTCAAATGACAAGGAAGCAATCCCTGCCCGCGTCAACGGGCAGAGTTTATGGCGATAAACATAGCTCCTCTAGCAACCACACAGAAAGGCATCTTGATGATGGGTTTTTGTTATCATCTGATTACTTCACAATCCGCCGGCAAGCTCCAAAGGCTGACCCTGCAAGGTTATTAGCATGGCAAGAAGCTGGAAGAAGAAACCTTGAGATGACATATGTGAGATCTGAGTTTGAAAATGGGAGCGAGAGTGATGAGCATACGAGATCTGACCCCAGTGACGATGATGGATATAACATTGTCATTGCTGACAATTGCAGGCGTATTTTTGTTTACGGACTGAAGCTTCTGTGGACTCTTGAAAATAGAGATGCTGTTTGGTCTTGGGTAGGTGGGATATCTAAGGCATTTGAACCTCCAAAACCTTCTCCTTCTCGTCAATATGCTCAAAGAAAATTGCATGAGGAGAACAAGGTCCTTGATAGACCTGAAACACCCAAAGATGATAACCAAAAGTCATCGTCTTCCTATCATGGTTCCGGCTCTTCTCAGTATATCGAGACTTCTAAAGCACTGCCTTCACCATCAGAATCAGCGGCAATGGAAAATCCCTCCTCAAGTTTGAATG CAAAATATAGCAATCTTGATGACTCCGAGGAAGAGGGGACACGCCATTTCATGGTGAACGTCATTGAGCCGCAATTCAATCTTCACTCAGAAGAATCTAAT GGTAGATTCTTGCTTGCAGCTGTAAGTGGCCGTGTTTTAGCTCGGTCATTTCATTCAATCCTTGCTGTTGGTTATGAGATGATCGAACAAGCACTTGGGGGAGAAAAGTTACACCTACCTGAATCTCAGCCTGAAATGACATGGAATCGCATGGAATTCTCTGTTATGTTGGAGCATGTGCAGGCTCATGTAGCCCCAACTGATGTGGATCCAGGTGCTGGGCTGCAGTGGCTTCCTAAAATTCGTCGGAGTTCACCCAAAGTGAAGCGCACTGGAGCTTTGCTTGAAAGGGTTTTTATGCCCTGTGACATGTACTTTCGCTACACACGGCATAAAGGAGGAACTGCTGATTTGAAA GTAAAGCCTTTGAAAGAGCTGTCCTTCAATTCTCATAATATTACGGCTACAATGACATCCAGGCAATTTCAAGTCATGCTTGATGTGTTGACCAATCTTCTGTTTGCTCGGCTTCCTAA GCCTCGAAAAAGCAATCTGTCATATCCTGTTGATGACGACGAAGATGTTGAAGAGGAGGCAGATGAAGTGGTACCTGATGGTGTTGAAGAGGTAGAACTGGCTAAAGTAAATCTTGAACAGAAAGAGAGAATCCAGAAGTTGATTATTGACGATATGCGGAAATTGTCTCTCCGGCTTGACAATTCTGGGGATCCATACCCTGAAATTGAAATGGATCGATGTATGATAACTGGTGGAAGATCCACATTA GTGCAAAGACTGAGAAAAGAGCTCTTGAATGCACAAAAGGCTAGGAAGGCTGCATCAGCTTCGCTAAGAATAGCTTTGCAGAAAGCTGCACAGTTACGATTAATGGAAAAGGAGAGGAATAAAAGCCCATCTTATGCTATGCGAATTTCTTTGCAAATTAATAAAGTTGTTTGGGGCATGCTTGTTGATGGAAAATCTTTTGCGGAAGCAGAGCTAAATGATATG ATCTATGATTTTGACCGGGATTACAAGGATGTCGGTGTTGCGAAGTTTACAACAAAGTACTTTGTTGTAAGAAATTGTCTTCCCAATGCAAAGTCTGACATGCTTCTATCTGCGTGGAATCCTCCTTCTGAATGGGGAAA ACAAGTGATGCTTCGTGTGGATGCAAAGCAAGGATCTTCCAAGGATGGAAACGCACCTCTTGAATTATTCCAG GTGGATATTTACCCTTTAAAGATACATTTGACTGAGACATGTTACAAATTGATGTGgcaatatttctttcctgaagAAGAACAAGACTCCCAACGGCGACAG GAAGTATGGATGGTTTCAACAACAGCTGGTGCAAGGCGCATAAAAAAAGGGTCCACAGTTCAAGAGGCATCTTCATCTAGCACCCATTTAACAAAAGATGTTGATGTTACCAAATCAAGCACATCTACCCTCTCTGCAGTATCTTTAACTATCCAATCTGGCATTCATGATGATGCTCTGCAA GTATCAAAGCTTCAGAATCTAAAAGCAAACAATGTCGGTGATTCAACCCCTGAATTAAGAAGAACGTCATCCTTCGATAAAACTTGGGAAGAAAATGTGGCAGAATCTGTTGCTGATGAATTGGTGTTACAATTGCACACTTCAACAAAAAGTGGGCCTCTTGCTATTCTTGACCAGCATGATGAgcccataaaaaataaattgaaggagATCAAAGTAGTCAAACCTGGTCGGTCCTCTCATGAGGAGAAAAAGGTGGCGAAAATGCAAGATGAGAAAAGGTCCAGACCCCGAAAACTGAGGGAGTTTCACAATATCAAGATTAGTCAG GTTGAGCTGCTAGTTACATATGAAGGATCAAGATTCGCGGTAAGCGACTTAAGGTTGCTGATGGACACATTCCATCGTGTTGAATTTACTGGAACTTGGAGGCGGTTGTTCTCTCGTGTTAAGAAGCATATTATTTGGGGAGTTCTAAAATCTGTCACGGGCATGCAG GGGAAAAAGTTTAAAGATAAAGCGCAAGCCACTGGTGTTACTGTTACAGAAAATGATCTCAATCTCAGTGATAGCGATGGAGGTTTAGCTGAAAAATCTGATAAGTATCCAATATCCTGGCCAAAACGTACTGGTGATGGGGCAGGCGATGGTTTTGTTACCTCTGTGAGGGGCCTTTTCAATTCTCAGCGTCGCAAGGCCAAGGCTTTTGTTTTACGGACTATGAGGGGTGAAGCAGAGAGTGAGCTCCATGTGGATTGGAGTGAAAGTGATGCAGAGTTCTCTCCATTTGCCAGACAGCTAACTATAACCAAAGCTAAAAGGTTAATTAGACGGCACACTAAGAAGTTCCGTTCTAGGGGACAGAAAG GTTTATTGTTGCAGTCAAAAGAATCACTTTCCACGTCTCCTAAGGAGACCACACCCTACGAAAGTGATTCTTCGAGTGGATCCTCTCCTTATCAGGATTTCCACGAGTAG